From a single Sulfolobus sp. E5-1-F genomic region:
- a CDS encoding HEPN domain-containing protein yields MSFLRVNAKQFLEQGKFSLQRGFYNLVLFNIEQSIQLNLKYLIYSLTGDFPKTQKISDLFKFIKILNNPCNLYDFYENNKDFISIIEFSYISSRYLPQSFSEEDAKKAIKLGEDFDMMIEQCMKVMPKY; encoded by the coding sequence ATGAGTTTTCTAAGGGTTAACGCTAAGCAATTCCTCGAACAAGGCAAATTTTCCCTTCAGAGAGGATTTTATAATCTAGTATTATTTAATATTGAACAAAGTATTCAATTAAACTTGAAGTATTTGATATATTCGTTAACTGGGGATTTCCCTAAAACTCAGAAAATTTCCGATTTATTTAAATTTATAAAAATCTTAAACAATCCCTGCAACCTATACGACTTCTATGAGAATAACAAGGATTTCATTTCCATCATAGAATTTTCATATATTTCTAGCAGATACTTACCACAATCCTTCTCTGAAGAGGATGCGAAAAAAGCTATAAAGTTAGGAGAAGACTTTGATATGATGATTGAACAATGTATGAAGGTTATGCCGAAATATTAA
- a CDS encoding cation:proton antiporter, which yields MDYAILSLMLLFTLLLAFILTRLKISPVIAYLLGGLIAFNYFHFDFNSSYFEILNFIALNLLAFEIGTSFDISRAKELFRRAIGIALTELILILLISYFIGLYLLHLDPFASLFLVMASIDTSTSILYKIVGNKLDRNDRDLLIAVASVEDTEVFFLYSIAIALNGSFNFFRVSFVVLEVFIASLIIYAFAKYFLTGLSLFRLTGLEDESILILVPIVLVFVFEYISQVTQVPSTLTMILAGIAFSSISGSEKVIKYTAPIREFSLIFFFLSVGSYLKITPDITTFILISLILLVIKYFSFSTASWVTGTTFVKAFTNGLYMLPLSEFGIIVSLEAIQQGIDIAVDYYISVVVVLVSSIIASVLAVKVNALQRVIGVVYSRSYFLRQLDSTMVWLNKTFSASLSPILRSVVFRGFVKMFLYLILPYVLFPILNSLVKSIINPINNLILQYTLYAGEIIIALFLLYLFLSEGSQLYSIINSEILVKIAKVRSRLFKEFWFALTSFSSTFYSVILTAIYIIFEIIPLLYNFPIRLIFIPLLVSLYFIYKYRISPITFTRISNKNEEELVKLSVRAIKRMRKKRSKRITKMI from the coding sequence ATGGATTATGCAATATTGAGCTTAATGCTACTTTTTACCTTATTACTTGCATTTATCTTGACTAGACTAAAGATCTCACCAGTTATTGCTTATCTTTTAGGTGGGCTGATCGCTTTCAATTATTTCCATTTCGACTTCAATTCCTCGTATTTTGAAATACTGAATTTTATAGCCTTGAATCTGCTAGCCTTTGAGATTGGCACTTCCTTTGATATTTCTAGAGCTAAGGAGTTGTTTAGAAGGGCAATTGGAATAGCGTTAACTGAGTTAATACTCATCCTATTAATTTCTTATTTCATAGGGCTCTATTTACTACATCTAGATCCATTTGCTTCACTATTTCTTGTAATGGCATCCATAGATACTAGTACTTCGATTCTTTACAAGATAGTTGGGAATAAACTAGATAGAAACGATAGGGATTTACTAATAGCAGTTGCTTCAGTTGAGGATACTGAGGTCTTCTTCCTATATTCCATTGCAATAGCACTGAACGGTTCATTTAACTTTTTTAGAGTATCGTTTGTAGTATTAGAGGTTTTTATAGCTTCATTAATAATTTACGCGTTTGCTAAGTATTTCCTTACTGGGTTATCGCTATTTAGGCTCACTGGATTAGAAGATGAGAGCATATTGATATTAGTACCAATCGTTTTAGTATTTGTATTTGAATATATCTCACAAGTTACTCAAGTACCATCTACTTTAACAATGATTCTAGCTGGTATAGCATTTTCATCAATAAGTGGCAGTGAAAAGGTAATAAAATATACTGCACCAATTAGGGAATTTTCTCTAATATTCTTTTTCCTATCAGTAGGAAGTTATTTGAAAATTACTCCCGATATAACCACATTTATTCTAATATCACTCATACTTCTTGTAATAAAGTACTTTTCATTCAGTACCGCATCTTGGGTTACTGGGACTACTTTCGTAAAGGCGTTTACTAATGGTCTATACATGTTGCCATTAAGCGAATTTGGAATAATAGTATCATTAGAGGCGATCCAACAAGGTATAGATATTGCCGTAGACTATTACATTTCAGTTGTAGTGGTATTAGTATCATCAATAATTGCATCAGTTTTAGCTGTTAAAGTAAACGCCCTTCAAAGAGTTATTGGAGTAGTTTATTCCCGTTCGTACTTTTTGAGACAGCTTGATTCCACAATGGTATGGCTTAATAAGACGTTTAGCGCAAGTCTTTCGCCAATCTTAAGATCAGTAGTGTTTAGGGGATTTGTGAAGATGTTTCTGTATTTAATTTTACCCTATGTGTTATTTCCTATCCTAAACAGTCTAGTAAAGAGTATAATAAATCCAATCAATAATTTAATTTTACAATATACACTTTACGCTGGAGAAATAATAATTGCCCTTTTCCTCCTGTACTTATTTTTATCAGAGGGCTCACAATTATATTCTATAATCAACAGTGAAATATTGGTTAAGATAGCCAAGGTAAGAAGTAGACTATTTAAGGAGTTCTGGTTTGCGCTAACCTCGTTTTCCTCTACCTTCTATAGCGTAATACTAACCGCTATCTATATTATCTTCGAAATAATTCCATTATTGTACAACTTTCCCATAAGACTAATCTTTATCCCTCTCTTAGTAAGCCTATATTTCATATATAAGTATAGGATTTCTCCAATAACGTTTACACGTATAAGCAATAAGAATGAAGAGGAATTAGTAAAACTTAGTGTAAGAGCTATCAAGAGAATGAGGAAAAAGAGGTCTAAGAGAATAACAAAAATGATATAA
- a CDS encoding class I SAM-dependent methyltransferase produces the protein MSVFDNTHPELTRIGIRMENVDTRYKPLMRMGISIDEMIYLARRLHPLIKHGKRILDLACGNGLITVILSKLMSDAEFHAVDDWKKVSKNDLIKNIEIDRAKIMLGEFTDQFTLSYPDAYFDFVYSVMFLSNIGKDGRTKISDEIHRVLKEKGKFVVIDTLVFRGKIKKDLEGKFKLDWYGEENGFSFFVWSK, from the coding sequence ATGAGCGTTTTTGACAATACTCATCCAGAACTCACGAGGATTGGAATTAGAATGGAGAATGTTGATACTAGATATAAGCCACTAATGAGGATGGGAATATCCATTGACGAAATGATCTACCTTGCAAGGAGACTGCACCCATTGATAAAACATGGAAAAAGGATTTTAGATTTGGCTTGTGGAAATGGCCTAATTACAGTTATCTTATCAAAGTTGATGAGTGACGCAGAATTTCATGCTGTGGATGATTGGAAAAAAGTCTCTAAAAACGATTTAATTAAGAATATTGAGATTGATAGAGCTAAAATAATGTTAGGCGAGTTTACAGATCAATTCACTTTATCATATCCAGACGCTTATTTTGACTTTGTGTATAGTGTAATGTTTTTATCAAATATTGGTAAAGACGGTAGGACCAAAATAAGTGATGAGATTCATAGAGTGTTAAAAGAAAAAGGCAAATTTGTAGTTATCGATACTTTAGTATTTAGGGGTAAAATAAAGAAGGATTTAGAGGGTAAATTTAAATTAGATTGGTATGGAGAAGAGAACGGATTTTCGTTCTTTGTTTGGAGTAAATGA
- a CDS encoding cytochrome c oxidase subunit II has product MEKARIFELSTIVFAIVILTILGVFSDIYLNSINTGAYLSTTQKQDAIPIKVIAIQYAWEFVYPNGTTTTNELVLKANQTYLLEITSKDVIHAFYIPQLGFKFEAIPGYVYDFYIVVNKPGVYDIWCAEFCGPGHYLMKGTLIVVS; this is encoded by the coding sequence TTGGAAAAAGCCAGGATATTTGAACTGTCAACTATAGTATTTGCAATTGTAATCTTAACAATTCTAGGTGTTTTTTCAGATATTTATCTAAACTCAATAAACACTGGAGCCTATCTATCGACTACTCAAAAACAAGATGCTATTCCTATTAAGGTAATAGCTATACAATATGCTTGGGAATTCGTATATCCTAATGGGACTACCACAACCAATGAGTTGGTATTAAAAGCTAATCAGACCTATTTGCTTGAAATCACATCCAAGGACGTTATCCACGCATTCTATATACCACAGTTAGGGTTCAAGTTTGAGGCAATACCAGGATATGTATATGATTTCTACATAGTAGTTAACAAGCCTGGAGTATATGATATATGGTGTGCCGAATTTTGCGGCCCTGGTCATTACTTAATGAAAGGAACCTTAATAGTGGTGAGCTAA
- the tnpA gene encoding IS200/IS605 family transposase, with product MRKRLDRSAHSVYVLYYHYVQVVKYRRKVFDNEEIINFLKETILEISKTFEVEVIDISVDKDHFHMLFKAKPTLNIPRYINAIKTITSREIQRKFPQVKEKLWKGHLWSPSYFLATSGQVTLEVLKNYVESQGKE from the coding sequence ATGCGGAAAAGATTGGACAGAAGTGCGCACTCAGTTTACGTGCTTTACTACCACTATGTTCAAGTAGTCAAGTACCGCAGGAAAGTGTTCGACAATGAGGAGATCATAAATTTCTTGAAAGAAACAATTCTTGAAATAAGCAAAACATTCGAAGTAGAAGTTATAGACATTAGCGTTGATAAAGATCACTTCCACATGTTATTCAAGGCTAAACCAACCCTTAACATACCAAGGTACATAAACGCTATAAAGACAATAACCTCAAGGGAGATACAGAGAAAATTTCCACAAGTTAAGGAGAAGTTATGGAAAGGGCATCTATGGTCCCCATCCTACTTTTTAGCAACTAGCGGACAAGTTACGTTAGAGGTTCTGAAGAACTATGTGGAGAGCCAAGGAAAAGAGTAA
- a CDS encoding dCTP deaminase, with product MILSHQSIKKLLGKVILNYVVENVRENGYDLRICGEKYYVVEEGAQLPIKKAKLKEIEFKESAKLEPFKTYLFESCEEFDVPDDLAILLTLKSTLARNGFLAPPTIIDAGYKGKVTLAITPVYNSSLAKGIATHHLIFMKLDERTEKPYNGKYQGGVVI from the coding sequence ATGATTCTCTCTCATCAATCTATTAAAAAACTGTTAGGTAAAGTGATATTAAATTACGTTGTAGAAAACGTAAGAGAAAATGGCTATGATTTGAGAATATGTGGTGAAAAATATTACGTAGTTGAGGAAGGGGCTCAATTACCAATTAAAAAGGCTAAACTTAAGGAGATTGAGTTTAAAGAGTCAGCAAAACTAGAACCCTTTAAGACTTATTTGTTTGAATCGTGTGAGGAGTTTGACGTTCCTGACGATTTAGCAATACTACTAACTTTAAAGAGTACTCTAGCTAGGAATGGCTTTTTAGCCCCTCCAACTATAATTGATGCAGGTTACAAAGGTAAGGTAACTTTAGCAATTACTCCAGTTTACAACTCATCTTTAGCTAAAGGTATTGCAACACATCACCTAATATTTATGAAATTAGACGAAAGGACAGAAAAGCCTTACAACGGTAAGTATCAAGGTGGAGTAGTGATCTGA
- a CDS encoding DUF929 family protein, whose amino-acid sequence MHPEGDFRPLNPHKIKEEYLQMGLPSQVAQYIIQYETQVPIQQYGEPSAYYGKPSHLNFAILISGPNGTYIVTTPIVNPTILEGYTPIYVLNNLEQFPEIIQAAQMIQNTILEAAGPLAGECPTI is encoded by the coding sequence ATCCATCCGGAAGGGGACTTTCGCCCCCTTAACCCCCATAAAATTAAAGAGGAATATTTACAAATGGGTTTGCCATCTCAAGTAGCTCAATACATAATTCAATACGAAACTCAGGTTCCAATACAGCAGTATGGAGAGCCCTCAGCATATTATGGTAAACCTTCACACTTAAATTTCGCAATATTAATCTCTGGTCCAAACGGTACATATATTGTAACTACGCCAATAGTTAATCCAACAATTCTTGAGGGATATACGCCTATTTATGTTCTCAATAATTTAGAACAATTCCCAGAAATTATTCAAGCAGCGCAAATGATACAAAACACTATACTAGAAGCTGCTGGGCCTTTAGCGGGTGAATGTCCAACAATTTAA
- a CDS encoding quinol oxidase subunit 2, producing the protein MATNRRMTSKDYALWTITIIAFFFFFLWIGDFGNLSYLTQSPITTYVQTLWSATYIAAGGVFAVFMGSIVFLSVKFRAPSEVQTTRRTVNVMSYYYVALILDLVFAIIITYEIFIMSAYQFITGVLASADLLLFASIIYLVYKLYYQE; encoded by the coding sequence ATGGCTACCAATAGAAGGATGACTTCTAAGGACTACGCTTTGTGGACAATTACGATAATTGCATTCTTCTTTTTCTTTCTATGGATAGGAGATTTCGGAAATCTATCATATCTTACACAAAGTCCAATAACGACATATGTACAAACATTATGGAGTGCAACTTATATAGCAGCTGGTGGTGTTTTCGCAGTTTTCATGGGGAGTATAGTGTTTCTGTCAGTTAAATTTAGAGCTCCATCTGAAGTTCAAACTACAAGAAGAACAGTAAACGTAATGAGCTACTATTACGTCGCATTAATTTTGGATTTGGTATTTGCAATTATAATAACCTATGAAATCTTTATAATGTCAGCCTATCAATTTATAACTGGTGTACTAGCGTCTGCTGATTTATTACTTTTTGCCTCAATTATCTACCTTGTTTACAAGTTATATTATCAAGAATAA
- a CDS encoding nucleotidyltransferase domain-containing protein, with protein MADIKNTVLEKDPKAKLILFGSFVRGDFRPDSDIDILIISEEFGDDPHKYAKLINYIRDKIKHYSLFEFHVVTRKTYEEWYKRFIDTYREI; from the coding sequence TTGGCTGACATTAAAAATACTGTGTTAGAAAAAGACCCTAAGGCGAAATTAATCCTCTTTGGAAGTTTTGTCAGAGGTGATTTCAGACCAGATAGTGATATAGATATTCTTATAATATCTGAGGAATTCGGCGATGATCCTCATAAGTATGCCAAACTCATTAATTATATAAGGGATAAGATAAAGCATTATTCACTTTTTGAATTTCACGTGGTTACAAGAAAGACTTATGAGGAGTGGTATAAGAGGTTTATAGACACGTACAGAGAGATATAA
- a CDS encoding MFS transporter — MSSPFHYKQFTKFTIFSVFAGFSLIQNELTTYWLFILLFQHDITLFGLGVIARPLVRVFVSYFMGYISDRYDRAKLFYITRGTSGVLFFPLTFSFIYHSIPWIFGIYYIRTIIVELSNNVGYVAYYAVVPEQVRAKAIFYIRIISMASRVLSGAVWYFIYNSIGAYDLFIAGMLGLIGLALLKGLNIGGNSERVKLSTAIDFFRKDQRVRGIILLYSVTDGLTYSINYLLPLLILVYHGTEEIYSLTQSVLYGALVIASFIMTKMKDPVKIALTYILNGFLFYLVLLYPSSYVLLISVLLYGFGAGIVENYVMATIKQSVGNEFLGSVLGLDILATSSVEIFLILLGQYLISINVIYYIIVGIVGMTFVLISWLLNPKLRSVKL, encoded by the coding sequence GTGTCATCCCCTTTTCACTATAAACAATTTACAAAGTTTACTATCTTTAGCGTGTTTGCAGGATTTTCTTTAATACAAAATGAATTAACTACTTATTGGCTCTTTATTCTCTTATTTCAACATGATATAACACTATTTGGGTTAGGAGTGATTGCCAGACCGTTAGTGAGGGTGTTCGTATCGTACTTTATGGGTTACATATCTGATAGATACGATAGAGCTAAACTATTTTACATAACTAGGGGAACTTCTGGGGTATTGTTTTTCCCTCTTACCTTTTCCTTCATCTATCATTCTATACCATGGATATTTGGAATTTACTACATTAGAACAATAATCGTTGAGTTGTCAAATAATGTTGGCTACGTTGCATATTACGCTGTAGTTCCAGAACAAGTAAGGGCTAAGGCAATATTTTACATAAGAATAATCTCAATGGCTTCCAGAGTGCTATCTGGAGCCGTTTGGTATTTCATATATAACTCAATTGGCGCTTATGATCTATTCATTGCTGGTATGCTAGGACTTATTGGGCTGGCACTATTAAAAGGACTTAATATAGGTGGGAATAGTGAGAGAGTTAAATTAAGTACGGCAATAGACTTCTTTAGGAAGGATCAAAGGGTTAGGGGGATAATATTATTATATTCAGTGACTGATGGTCTGACCTACTCTATAAATTACCTATTGCCATTGTTAATTTTAGTGTATCATGGCACTGAGGAAATATATAGTTTAACACAAAGTGTGTTATACGGAGCACTAGTGATTGCGAGTTTTATAATGACTAAAATGAAAGATCCAGTTAAAATAGCACTCACTTATATACTAAACGGTTTCTTATTCTATTTAGTATTACTATACCCATCATCATACGTTTTACTAATATCCGTATTGCTCTATGGATTTGGAGCTGGAATTGTCGAGAATTACGTGATGGCTACAATAAAACAAAGCGTTGGTAATGAGTTCCTGGGAAGTGTGTTGGGATTAGATATCTTAGCTACAAGTTCAGTTGAAATATTCTTAATACTTTTAGGTCAATACTTGATAAGTATTAACGTAATCTATTATATAATAGTAGGTATTGTTGGAATGACTTTCGTCTTGATCTCTTGGTTATTAAATCCGAAACTTAGAAGTGTAAAATTATGA
- a CDS encoding nucleotidyltransferase domain-containing protein, with the protein MDKEIIDAFLNIYGNNLVSIVLFGSYARGDQRKDSDIDLLVVLEKIEDRYEVYRKFFDVEKIIEKTLYKDLKEKGYNPYISPIFLDMDGATKFRPLYIDIVFDAKIIYDKYEIMKKTFERVKKRLEELGAKREKIGRIHYVILTKVKPGKVIEYE; encoded by the coding sequence ATGGACAAAGAGATTATTGACGCATTTCTCAATATCTATGGTAATAACTTAGTTTCTATTGTTCTTTTTGGATCTTACGCTAGAGGAGATCAAAGAAAAGATAGCGATATAGATTTACTCGTTGTACTTGAGAAAATTGAAGATAGATATGAGGTATATAGGAAATTCTTTGATGTAGAGAAGATAATTGAAAAAACTCTATATAAAGATTTAAAAGAAAAAGGCTATAATCCATATATTTCTCCAATTTTTCTTGACATGGATGGAGCTACGAAATTTAGACCTTTATATATAGATATTGTATTTGATGCAAAAATAATCTATGATAAATACGAGATAATGAAGAAAACCTTTGAAAGAGTTAAAAAGAGACTTGAAGAACTCGGAGCTAAAAGGGAGAAAATAGGAAGAATCCATTACGTTATATTAACTAAGGTAAAGCCAGGGAAGGTTATAGAGTATGAATAA